Proteins encoded within one genomic window of Odocoileus virginianus isolate 20LAN1187 ecotype Illinois unplaced genomic scaffold, Ovbor_1.2 Unplaced_Scaffold_3, whole genome shotgun sequence:
- the APC gene encoding adenomatous polyposis coli protein isoform X3 produces MWPYWRSPPGCHWRRDGGAAGLGNGEVLKQLQGSIEDEAMASSGQIDLLERLKELNLDSSNFPGVKLRSKMSLRSYGSREGSVSSRSGECSPVPMGSFPRRGFVNGSRENTGYLEELEKERSLLLAGLDKEEKEKDWYYAQLQNLTKRIDSLPLTENFSLQTDMTRRQLEYEARQIRVAMEEQLGTCQDMEKRAQRRITRIQQIEKDILRIRQLLQSQATEAERSSQSKHEAGSHEAERQNEGQGVAEINMATVGSGQGSSTRIDHETASVLSSSSTHSAPRRLTSHLGTKVEMVYSLLSMLGTHDKDDMSRTLLAMSSSQDSCISMRQSGCLPLLIQLLHDSDKDSVLLGNSRGSKEARARASAALHNIIHSQPDDKRGRREIRVLHLLEQIRAYCETCWEWQEAHEQGMDQDKNPMPAPVEHQICPAVCVLMKLSFDEEHRHAMNELGRKATRGISSQELGQGLSGGLQAIAELLQVDCEMYGLTNDHYSITLRRYAGMALTNLTFGDVANKATLCSMKGCMRALVAQLKSESEDLQQVIASVLRNLSWRADVNSKKTLREVGSVKALMECALEVKKESTLKSVLSALWNLSAHCTENKADICAVGGALAFLVGTLTYRSQTNTLAIIESGGGILRNVSSLIATNEDHRQILRENNCLQTLLQHLKSHSLTIVSNACGTLWNLSARNPKDQEALWDMGAVSMLKNLIHSKHKMIAMGSAAALRNLMANRPAKYKDANIMSPGSSLPSLHVRKQKALEAELDAQHLSETFDNIDNLSPKASHRSKQRHKQNLYGDYVFDSNRHDDNRSDSFNTGNMTVLSPYLNTTVLPSSSSSRGSLDSSRSEKDRSLERERGISLGNYHPATENPGTSSKRGLQISTTAAQIAKVMEEVSAIHTSQEDRSSGSTTELHCGTDERNALRRSSTAHTHANTYNFTKSENSNRTCPIPYAKVEYKRSSNDSLNSVSSSDGYGKRGQMKPSVESYSEDDESKFCSYGQYPADLAHKIHSANHMDDNDGELDTPINYSLKYSDEQLNSGRQSPSQNERWARPKHILEDEIKPNEQRQSRSQSTAYPVYPESTDDKHLKFQPHFGQQECVSPYRSRAANGSETNRVGSNHGISQNVNQSLCQEDDYEDDKPTNYSERYSEEGQHEEEERPTNYSIKYSEEKHHVDQPIDYSLKYTTDIPSSQKPAFSFSKNSSGQSTKTEHISSSSENTSTPSSNAKRQNQLHPSSAQSRSSQTPKATSSSCKVPSINQETIQTYCVEDTPICFSRCSSLSSLSSAEDEIGCDQTTQEADPANSLQIAEIKDNSGPRPNEDSVSKVPAVSQHVRTKSSRLQASGLSSESARHKAVEFSSGAKSPSKSGAQTPKSPPEHYVQETPLMFSRCTSVSSLDSFESRSIASSVQSEPCSGMVSGIISPSDLPDSPGQTMPPSRSKTPPPPPPPPPQTVQTKQEVPKNKAPSAEKRESGPKQAAVNAAVQRVQVLPDADTLLHFATESTPDGFSCSSSLSALSLDEPFIQKDVELRIMPPVQENDNGNETESEQPEESNENQEKEAEKPTDSEKDLLDESDDDDIEILEECIISAMPTKSSRKAKKPTQTTSKLPPPVARKPSQLPVYKLLPSQNRLQAQKHVSFTPGDDMPRVYCVEGTPINFSTATSLSDLTIESPPNELAAGEGVRAGAQSSEFEKRDTIPTEGRSTDEAQRGKASSVTVPELDDNKTEEGDILAECINSAMPKGKSHKPFRVKKIMDQVQQASMSSSGTNKNQLDGKTKKPTSPVKPIPQNTEYRTRVRKNTDSKNNLNAERNFSENKDSKKQHLKNNSKDFNDKLPNNEVRGSFTFDSPHHYTPIEGTPYCFSRNDSLSSLDFDDDDVDLSREKAELRKGKENKESEAKVTNHTELTSNQQSANKTPAVTKQPINRGQSKSVLQKQSTFPQSSKDIPDRGAATDEKLQNFAIENTPVCFSRNSSLSSLSDIDQENNNNKENEPIKETEPPDSQGEASKPQASGYAPKSFHVEDTPVCFSRNSSLSSLSIDSEDDLLQECISSAMPKKKKPSRLKADNEKHSPRNMGGILAEDLTLDLKDIQRPDSEHGLSPDSENFDWKAIQEGANSIVSSLHQAAAAACLSRQASSDSDSILSLKSGISLGSPFHLTPDQEEKPFTSNKGPRILKPGEKSTLETKKIESESKGIKGGKKVYKSLITGKVRSNSEISSQMKQPLQTNMPAISRGRTMIHIPGVRNSSSSTSPVSKKGPPLKTPASKSPSEGQAATTSPRGTKPSVKSELSPVTRQASQTAASNKGPSRSGSRDSTPSRPAQQPLSRPMQSPGRNSISPGRNGISPPNKLSQLPRTSSPSTASTKSSGSGKMSYTSPGRQMSQQNLTKQTGLSKNGSGIPRSESASKGLNQMSNSNGSNKKVELSRMSSTKSSGSESDRSERPVLVRQSTFIKEAPSPTLRRKLEESASFESLSPSSRPDSPTRSQAHTPVLSPSLPDMSLSAHSSVQSGGWRKLPPNLSPTIEYSDGRPGKRHDIARSHSESPSRLPINRSGTWKREHSKHSSSLPRVSTWRRTGSSSSILSASSESSEKAKSEDEKHVNSISGSKQTKENQVPTKGTWRKIKESEISPTSSTSQTTSSGATNGAESKTLIYQMAPAVSKTEDVWVRIEDCPINNPRSGRSPTGNTPPVIDTVSEKGNPNPKDSKDNQGKQNVSNGSAPTRTMGLENRLNSFIQVDPPDQKGTEAKPGQSNNPVPASETNESSIAERTPFSSSSSSKHSSPSGTVAARVSPFNYNPSPRKSSADGTSARPSQIPTPVSNTTKKRDSKPDSTEPSGTQSPKRHSGSYLVTSV; encoded by the exons GGGTCAAGTACACGAATAGATCATGAAACAGCCAGTGTTCTGAGCTCTAGTAGCACACATTCTGCTCCTCGAAGGCTGACCAGTCATCTGGGAACCAAG GTGGAAATGGTGTATTCATTGTTGTCAATGCTTGGTACTCATGATAAGGATGATATGTCGCGAACTTTGCTAGCTATGTCTAGCTCGCAAGACAGCTGTATATCCATGCGACAGTCTGGATGTCTTCCTCTCCTCATCCAGCTTTTACATGACAGTGACAAAGACTCTGTGTTGTTGGGAAATTCCCGGGGCAGTAAAGAGGCTCGGGCCAGGGCCAGTGCAGCACTCCACAACATCATTCACTCACAGCCTGATGACAAGAGAGGCAGGCGTGAAATCCGAGTCCTTCATCTTTTGGAACAGATACGAGCTTACTGTGAAACCTGTTGGGAGTGGCAGGAAGCCCATGAACAAGGCATGGACCAGGACAAAAATCCAA tgcCAGCTCCTGTTGAACATCAGATCTGTCCTGCTGTGTGTGTTCTAATGAAACTTTCGTTTGATGAAGAGCATAGACATGCAATGAATGAACTTG gTAGGAAGGCTACCCGGGGCATTTCATCCCAGGAGCTAGGGCAGGGGCTTTCAG GGGGACTACAGGCCATTGCAGAATTATTGCAAGTGGACTGTGAAATGTATGGGCTTACTAATGACCACTACAGTATTACTCTAAGACGATATGCAGGAATGGCTTTGACAAACTTGACTTTCGGAGATGTAGCCAACAAG GCTACCCTCTGCTCTATGAAAGGCTGCATGAGAGCACTCGTGGCTCAACTAAAATCTGAAAGTGAGGACTTACAGCAG GTTATTGCAAGTGTTTTGAGGAATCTGTCTTGGAGAGCAGATGTAAATAGTAAAAAGACTTTGCGTGAAGTTGGAAGTGTGAAAGCACTGATGGAATGTGCTTTGGAAGTGAAAAAG GAATCAACCCTCAAAAGTGTACTGAGTGCCTTATGGAATCTGTCAGCACACTGCACTGAGAATAAAGCTGACATATGTGCTGTAGGTGGTGCGCTTGCATTTTTGGTTGGCACTCTCACTTATCGCAGCCAGACAAATACTTTAGCCATTATTGAAAGTGGAGGTGGGATATTACGGAATGTATCCAGCTTGATAGCTACAAATGAGGACCACAG gcaAATCCTAAGAGAGAATAATTGCTTACAGACCTTATTACAACACTTGAAATCTCACAGTTTGACAATAGTTAGTAATGCATGCGGAACCTTGTGGAATCTCTCAGCAAGAAACCCTAAAGACCAGGAAGCATTGTGGGACATGGGAGCAGTCAGCATGCTCAAGAACCTCATTCATTCAAAGCACAAGATGATTGCTATGGGAAGTGCTGCAGCTCTAAGGaatctcatggcaaatagacctGCAAAGTATAAAGATGCCAATATCATGTCTCCTGGTTCAAGTCTGCCTTCTCTTCATGTCAGGAAACAAAAGGCCCTGGAAGCAGAATTAGATGCTCAGCATTTATCAGAAACTTTTGACAATATTGACAATTTAAGTCCCAAGGCATCTCATCGTAGCAAGCAGAGACACAAGCAAAATCTCTATGGTGACTATGTTTTTGACAGCAATCGACATGATGATAACAGGTCAGACAGTTTTAATACTGGAAACATGACTGTCCTGTCACCGTATTTAAATACTACAGTATTGCCCAGCTCTTCTTCATCAAGGGGAAGTTTAGATAGCTCTCGTTCTGAGAAAGATAGAAGTTTGGAGAGAGAACGAGGTATTAGCCTAGGCAACTACCACCCAGCAACAGAAAATCCAGGAACCTCTTCAAAGCGAGGTTTGCAGATTTCTACCACTGCAGCCCAGATTGCCAAAGTCATGGAAGAAGTATCAGCCATTCATACCTCCCAGGAAGACAGAAGTTCTGGGTCTACCACAGAACTACACTGTGGGACAGATGAGAGGAATGCACTAAGAAGAAGCTCTACCGCCCACACACATGCCAACACTTACAACTTTACCAagtcagaaaactcaaacagaacATGTCCAATACCATATGCCAAAGTAGAATATAAGAGGTCTTCAAATGATAGTTTAAATAGTGTCAGCAGTAGTGATGGTTATGGTAAAAGGGGTCAGATGAAACCTTCAGTTGAATCCTATTCTGAAGATGATGAAAGTAAATTCTGCAGCTATGGTCAGTATCCAGCTGACCTAGCCCATAAAATACATAGTGCAAATCATATGGATGATAATGATGGAGAACTAGATACACCAATAAATTATAGTCTTAAATATTCTGATGAACAGTTGAACTCTGGGAGGCAGAGCCCTTCACAGAATGAAAGATGGGCAAGACCCAAACATATActagaagatgaaataaaaccgAATGAGCAGAGACAATCAAGGAGTCAAAGCACAGCTTATCCTGTATATCCTGAGAGCACTGATGATAAACATCTCAAGTTCCAACCACACTTTGGGCAGCAAGAATGTGTTTCCCCATACAGGTCAAGAGCAGCCAATGGATCTGAAACAAATCGAGTAGGCTCTAATCATGGAATTAGTCAAAATGTGAACCAGTCTTTGTGTCAAGAAGATGACTATGAAGATGATAAACCAACCAACTACAGTGAACGTTACTCTGAGGAAGGGCAGcatgaggaagaagagagaccAACCAATTATAGCATAAAATACAGTGAAGAAAAACATCACGTGGATCAGCCCATTGATTATAGTTTAAAATACACCACAGACATTCCTTCTTCACAGAAACCGGCATTTTCATTCTCAAAGAATTCATCTGGACAGAGCACAAAAACTGAACACATCTCTTCAAGCAGTGAGAATACTTCCACACCTTCATCTAATGCCAAAAGGCAGAATCAGCTACATCCAAGCTCAGCACAAAGCAGAAGTAGTCAGACCCCAAAAGCCACCTCTTCCTCTTGCAAAGTTCCCTCTATCAACCAAGAAACAATACAGACTTACTGTGTAGAAGATACCCCAATATGTTTTTCGAGATGCAGTTCATTATCATCTTTGTCATCTGCTGAAGATGAAATAGGGTGTGACCAGACCACACAGGAAGCAGATCCCGCTAACTCTCTGCAAATAGCCGAAATCAAGGACAACAGCGGACCTAGGCCAAATGAAGATTCTGTGAGTAAAGTTCCAGCAGTGTCACAGCACGTTAGAACCAAATCCAGCAGACTCCAGGCTTCTGGTCTGTCTTCAGAGTCAGCCAGGCACAAAGCTGTTGAATTTTCTTCAGGGGCCAAATCTCCTTCCAAGAGTGGTGCTCAGACACCCAAAAGTCCACCAGAGCACTACGTTCAGGAGACCCCACTCATGTTTAGCAGATGTACTTCAGTCAGTTCACTCGATAGTTTTGAGAGTCGCTCAATTGCCAGCTCCGTTCAGAGTGAACCCTGCAGTGGAATGGTGAGTGGCATTATAAGCCCCAGTGACCTCCCAGATAGCCCTGGACAAACCATGCCACCAAGCAGAAGTAaaacccctcctcctcctcctcctcctcctcctcagacaGTTCAAACGAAGCAAGAAGTACCTAAAAATAAAGCACCTAGTgctgaaaagagagaaagtggaCCTAAGCAAGCTGCCGTAAATGCTGCAGTACAGAGGGTCCAGGTTCTTCCAGATGCTGATACTTTGTTACATTTTGCCACAGAGAGTACTCCTGATGGATTTTCTTGTTCATCTAGCCTGAGTGCTCTGAGCCTTGATGAGCCATTTATTCAGAAAGATGTGGAACTAAGAATAATGCCTCCAGTTCAGGAAAATGACAACGGGAATGAAACAGAAAGTGAGCAGCCTGAAGAATCAAATGAAAACCaggaaaaagaggcagaaaaaccCACTGACTCTGAAAAAGATCTTTTAGATGAGTCAGATGATGATGATATTGAAATACTAGAAGAGTGTATAATTTCTGCCATGCCAACAAAATCTTCACGCAAAGCCAAAAAACCAACCCAGACTACTTCGAAATTACCTCCACCTGTGGCAAGGAAACCAAGTCAGCTGCCTGTATACAAACTTCTGCCATCACAAAACAGGTTACAGGCACAAAAGCATGTTAGTTTTACACCAGGAGATGATATGCCACGGGTGTATTGTGTAGAAGGGACACCTATAAACTTTTCCACAGCTACATCTCTGAGTGATCTAACGATAGAATCCCCTCCAAATGAGTtagctgctggagaaggggttAGAGCAGGGGCACAATCAAGTGAATTTGAAAAACGAGATACCATTCCTACTGAAGGCAGAAGTACAGATGAGGCTCAAAGAGGGAAAGCCTCATCTGTCACTGTCCCTGAACTAGATGACAATAAAACAGAAGAAGGTGATATTCTTGCAGAATGCATCAATTCTGCTATGCCCAAAGGAAAAAGTCACAAGCCTTTCCGTGTGAAAAAGATTATGGACCAGGTCCAACAAGCATCTATGTCTTCATCTGGAACTAACAAAAATCAATTAGATGGTAAGACAAAGAAACCTACTTCACCAGTAAAACCTATACCACAAAATACTGAATACAGGACACGTGTAAGAAAAAATACAgactcaaaaaataatttaaatgccgAAAGAAATTTCTCGGAAAACAAAGATTCAAAGAAACAGCACTTGAAAAATAATTCCAAGGACTTCAATGATAAACTGCCAAATAATGAAGTCAGAGGAAGTTTTACTTTTGATTCACCTCATCATTACACACCCATTGAAGgcactccatactgtttttcacgaAATGACTCTTTGAGTTCTCTAgattttgatgatgatgatgttgacctTTCCAGAGAAAAGGCTGAATtaagaaaggggaaggaaaataaagaatcaGAAGCTAAAGTGACCAACCACACTGAACTAACCTCAAACCAACAATCAGCTAATAAGACACCAGCTGTTACAAAGCAGCCAATAAATAGAGGTCAGTCTAAATCCGTGCTGCAGAAGCAGTCCACTTTTCCCCAGTCCTCCAAAGATATACCAGACAGAGGGGCAGCAACAGATGAGAAATTACAGAATTTTGCTATTGAAAACACTCCAGTTTGCTTTTCTCGAAATTCCTCTCTAAGCTCTCTTAGTGACATTGatcaagaaaacaacaacaacaaggaaaatgAACCTATCAAAGAGACAGAGCCCCCTGACTCACAGGGAGAAGCAAGTAAACCACAGGCATCAGGTTATGCTCCTAAGTCATTTCACGTTGAAGATACCCCTGTCTGTTTCTCAAGAAACAGTTCTCTCAGTTCTCTTAGTATTGATTCTGAAGATGACCTGCTGCAGGAATGCATAAGTTCTGcaatgccaaaaaagaaaaagccttcaaGGCTCAAGGCTGATAATGAAAAGCATAGTCCCAGAAATATGGGTGGCATATTAGCAGAAGATTTGACACTCGATTTGAAAGATATACAGAGACCAGATTCAGAACATGGTTTATCCCCAGATTCAGAAAATTTTGATTGGAAAGCTATTCAGGAAGGTGCAAATTCCATAGTAAGTAGTTTACATCAAGCTGCTGCTGCCGCATGTTTATCTCGACAAGCTTCGTCTGATTCAGATTCCATCCTTTCACTGAAATCGGGCATCTCTCTGGGATCACCATTTCATCTTACACCTGATCAAGAAGAAAAACCCTTTACGAGTAATAAAGGCCCACGAATTCTAAAACCTGGGGAGAAAAGTACAttggaaactaaaaaaatagaATCTGAAAGTAAAGGAATAAAAGGAGGCAAAAAGGTTTATAAAAGTTTGATTACTGGGAAAGTTCGGTCTAATTCAGAAATTTCGAGCCAAATGAAACAACCCCTTCAAACAAACATGCCTGCAATCTCTCGAGGTAGAACAATGATTCATATTCCAGGAGTTCGGAATAGCTCTTCAAGTACAAGCCCAGTTTCTAAAAAAGGCCCACCCCTCAAGACTCCAGCCTCCAAAAGCCCTAGTGAAGGTCAGGCGGCTACCACCTCTCCCAGAGGAACCAAGCCATCAGTGAAGTCAGAATTAAGCCCTGTTACAAGGCAGGCATCCCAGACAGCAGCATCAAACAAAGGACCTTCTAGATCAGGATCTAGAGATTCCACTCCTTCAAGACCTGCCCAGCAACCATTAAGTAGACCAATGCAGTCTCCAGGGCGAAACTCAATCTCTCCTGGTAGAAATGGAATAAGTCCCCCTAACAAATTATCTCAACTACCAAGGACGTCATCCCCTAGTACTGCTTCAACTAAGTCCTCAGGTTCTGGGAAAATGTCTTACACATCTCCTGGCAGACAGATGAGCCAGCAGAACCTCACCAAACAAACGGGTTTATCCAAGAATGGCAGTGGTATCCCAAGAAGTGAATCTGCCTCCAAAGGGCTAAATCAAATGAGTAACAGTAATGGATCCAATAAAAAAGTGGAACTTTCTAGAATGTCTTCAACAAAGTCAAGTGGAAGTGAATCTGATAGGTCAGAGAGACCTGTATTAGTACGCCAATCAACTTTCATCAAAGAAGCTCCAAGCCCAACCCTAAGGAGAAAACTGGAGGAATCTGCTTCATTTGaatctctttctccatcttctaGACCCGATTCTCCAACACGGTCCCAGGCACATACTCCAGTTTTAAGTCCTTCCCTTCCTGATATGTCTCTATCTGCACATTCGTCTGTTCAGTCTGGTGGATGGCGAAAACTCCCACCTAACCTCAGTCCCACCATAGAGTATAGTGATGGAAGACCAGGAAAGCGCCATGATATAGCACGCTCTCATTCCGAGAGTCCCTCCAGACTCCCCATCAACAGGTCAGGGACCTGGAAACGTGAGCACAGCAAACACTCATCATCACTGCCTCGCGTAAGCACTTGGAGAAGAACTGGGAGTTCATCCTCAATTCTTTCTGCTTCATCAGAATctagtgaaaaggcaaaaagtgagGACGAAAAACATGTGAACTCTATTTCAGGAAGCAAacaaactaaagaaaaccaggtaCCCACAAAAGGaacatggagaaaaataaaagaaagtgaaatttctCCCACGAGTAGTACTTCTCAGACCACTTCTTCAGGTGCTACAAATGGTGCTGAATCAAAGACTCTGATTTATCAAATGGCACCTGCTGTTTCTAAAACAGAGGATGTTTGGGTAAGAATTGAGGATTGCCCTATTAACAACCCTAGATCTGGAAGATCTCCAACAGGAAATACTCCCCCTGTGATTGACACTGTTTCAGAAAAGGGAAACCCGAACCCTAAAGATTCAAAAGATAATCAGGGAAAACAAAATGTGAGCAATGGTAGTGCCCCCACACGCACCATGGGTCTGGAAAACCGCCTGAATTCCTTTATTCAGGTGGATCCCCCAGACCAAAAAGGAACTGAGGCAAAGCCGGGACAAAGTAATAACCCTGTCCCTGCATCCGAGACTAATGAAAGTTCTATAGCTGAGCGTACCCCATTTAGTTCTAGCAGCTCAAGCAAGCACAGTTCACCAAGTGGGACTGTCGCCGCCAGGGTGAGTCCTTTTAATTACAACCCAAGCCCGAGGAAAAGCAGCGCAGATGGCACTTCAGCCCGACCGTCTCAGATCCCAACGCCAGTGAGTAACACCACAAAGAAACGCGACTCAAAGCCCGACAGCACGGAGCCCAGCGGGACTCAGAGTCCTAAACGCCACTCCGGGTCTTACCTTGTGACGTCTGTGTGA